The Euphorbia lathyris chromosome 8, ddEupLath1.1, whole genome shotgun sequence genome has a window encoding:
- the LOC136203730 gene encoding protein TIFY 8, protein MVVLRTAEQTKLNNVKPSLINSTQKQKESNAMFHDFLGMKAATADSPVVLVSKNPDASPSSVSASISAGAVRGPPSTTSDIASERQAANHLEGIPFYGPRNDISAPEITNRLLGSKRSNSDSAFTGSTREGILQIGHDSLESLHMMKMLKSGGGAECPGRSNDDDVFYGMQSMRPTSASLILQSSTGGRFDATVSKWDPSIPMGAAMQYPPRVGQFVPFAHQVPSNKFRDMNAGPSVISQSAADEGSRTGIKGPGILSSINAASGNYEKNASGVLPSGTKPRSGIHIPEPESSTPSNPQGSTSASGQMTIFYGGQAHVFDDVHPNKADVIMALAGSNGGSWSTTYSSKPTGRPGGENYMSSGEKETSITAFQRGRLLGSGVHHGSIVIGEEKRKQVQAGETSGEEKREVGFK, encoded by the exons ATGGTGGTGCTGAGAACGGCTGAGCAAACAAAACTCAACAATGTCAAGCCTAGTCTGATTAATAGTACACAGAAGCAGAAAGAATCCAACGCAATGTTTCATGACTTTCTTGGAATGAAGGCTGCAACGGCAGATTCGCCTGTCGTTTTGGTTTCAAAGAACCCTGATGCATCTCCCTCTTCTGTCTCTGCCTCCATCTCCGCCGGTGCTGTTCGTGGACCTCCCTCCACCACTTCTGATATCGCTTCTG AAAGGCAGGCTGCAAATCATCTTGAGGGTATTCCCTTTTATGGTCCCAGGAATGATATCTCTGCTCCTGAGATAACCAACAGATTACTAGGAAGTAAGCGGAGCAATTCAGATTCTGCCTTTACCGGGTCTACAAGGGAAGGGATTCTGCAAATTGGCCATGATTCACTTGAGAGCCTCCATATGATGAAG ATGCTTAAGAGTGGAGGCGGGGCAGAATGTCCGGGAAGGTCCAATGATGATGATGTTTTCTATGGTATGCAATCAATGAGACCAACTTCTGCATCTCTCATATTGCAATCTTCAACTGGGGGTAGATTTGATGCCACTGTTTCGAAATGGGATCCATCAATTCCTATGGGAGCTGCCATGCAGTATCCACCTCGTGTTGGTCAGTTTGTTCCTTTTGCACATCAAGTTCCTTCGAACAAATTCAGGGACATGAATGCTGGTCCTTCAGTAATTTCTCAATCAGCTGCTGATGAAGGATCTAGAACTGGAATTAAAGGCCCTGGAATTTTGAGTTCCATTAATGCTGCAAGTGGTAACTATGAGAAAAATGCATCAGGGGTACTGCCCAGTGGCACCAAACCTAGGTCTGGGATTCATATCCCAGAGCCGGAATCATCAACTCCTTCAAA TCCACAGGGTTCAACTTCTGCTAGTGGACAGATGACTATATTTTATGGCGGTCAAGCTCATGTTTTTGATGATGTTCACCCAAACAAG GCAGATGTTATAATGGCATTAGCCGGATCAAATGGGGGATCATGGTCAACAACATACTCTTCAAAGCCTACTGGGAGACCAGGTGGGGAAAACTACATGAGCAGTGGGGAAAAGGAAACAAGCATTACAGCATTTCAACGGGGGAGATTATTGGGCAGCG GAGTTCATCATGGAAGCATTGTAATAGGTGAGGAGAAAAGAAAGCAAGTTCAGGCAGGAGAAACAAGTGGGGAAGAGAAAAGAGAGGTAGGTTTCAAGTAA